The following proteins come from a genomic window of Acidobacteriota bacterium:
- a CDS encoding nucleotidyltransferase domain-containing protein, whose protein sequence is MQKVKHEKNDIDLLVDFEKAIDLFDFVHLADEMERILNTRVDLVTPDALKPYIRPNLQL, encoded by the coding sequence ATGCAAAAGGTAAAGCACGAAAAAAACGATATCGATTTGCTTGTTGACTTTGAGAAGGCGATTGACCTCTTCGACTTCGTACATCTGGCAGATGAAATGGAGCGGATACTAAATACAAGAGTCGATCTTGTTACGCCAGACGCGCTGAAACCTTACATAAGACCAAATCTGCAATTATAG
- a CDS encoding response regulator: MDREQTSAKISVLIVEDDEDQAFLEKEKLEQAFPSSKIDVVNNGTDCLRKPLGEYDLIFLDLNLPDIFGLDLLKKIQMTCDIPVIIITGENDISSAVSALKSGASDYVIKSNNAFEVLPIIAQNAIANYQTKKESEILKQRLIQSEKMAAIGKLASGVAHEINNPLTAVLGFTEILLLKSHDGFKSKLEKIRESAMRCKRIVEDLLSFAREHKTEKKLLNVNELLERSLSIGNSLIKMFNIQVQKVFEEPSPCFYGDEFHMQQVFVNIYSNACHAMEHSEKKILTISTGSCNDSIFIRFSDTGHGIPAGILSRIFDPFFTTKEVGKGSGLGLSICYGIIAEHSGKISAESPPGEGATFIIELPKADQLHAHETERTFKEKLDLLNPLAILVVEDEENICDFYRDALEEDKNTIRFARSGKQAFEELEQRNFDIIILDLRIPDINGMQFYNTIKERKPDFLNRILICTGDTISAEVKEFLSKVNSIVLNKPFTLSDLKKSIINILTEQQSLSM; the protein is encoded by the coding sequence ATGGATAGAGAGCAAACTTCTGCAAAGATTTCTGTGCTGATCGTGGAAGATGATGAAGATCAAGCTTTCCTCGAAAAAGAAAAGCTTGAGCAGGCTTTCCCCTCTTCAAAAATTGACGTGGTAAACAATGGCACTGACTGCTTGAGAAAGCCCCTTGGAGAATATGATCTGATCTTCCTGGATCTCAATCTACCCGACATCTTTGGTCTCGATCTTTTGAAAAAGATTCAAATGACATGTGATATTCCTGTAATTATCATCACTGGAGAAAACGACATCTCTTCGGCTGTCTCGGCCCTCAAATCCGGAGCCTCTGACTATGTCATCAAATCGAACAATGCCTTTGAAGTCTTGCCTATCATCGCGCAGAACGCCATCGCAAATTATCAAACCAAAAAGGAAAGCGAGATATTGAAGCAAAGGCTGATTCAATCTGAAAAGATGGCCGCCATCGGGAAACTGGCGTCCGGAGTGGCGCATGAGATAAACAATCCTCTCACCGCCGTCCTGGGTTTTACAGAGATACTCCTCTTGAAGTCGCATGATGGGTTCAAATCCAAGCTTGAAAAAATTCGCGAGAGCGCCATGCGCTGCAAAAGGATTGTGGAAGATCTCCTCAGCTTTGCAAGGGAACATAAAACGGAAAAGAAGCTTCTGAATGTCAATGAACTTCTGGAGCGCTCTCTCTCCATAGGAAACAGTCTCATTAAAATGTTTAATATTCAGGTTCAGAAAGTGTTTGAAGAACCTTCTCCCTGCTTCTATGGCGATGAATTCCATATGCAGCAGGTCTTCGTGAACATTTACTCGAATGCATGCCATGCCATGGAACATTCGGAGAAGAAAATCTTGACGATTTCCACCGGATCCTGCAACGATTCTATCTTTATCAGATTTTCGGATACAGGTCATGGGATTCCTGCGGGCATCCTGAGCAGAATATTTGATCCTTTCTTCACGACAAAGGAGGTCGGCAAAGGTTCAGGACTGGGACTCAGCATCTGCTACGGGATCATTGCCGAACACTCTGGAAAGATTTCCGCGGAGAGCCCTCCAGGAGAAGGTGCTACATTCATTATAGAGCTGCCAAAGGCCGATCAACTCCATGCTCATGAAACGGAAAGAACCTTCAAGGAAAAGTTGGATTTATTGAATCCTCTCGCCATTTTAGTGGTTGAGGATGAGGAGAACATCTGCGATTTTTACCGGGATGCTCTGGAAGAAGATAAAAACACGATCCGCTTCGCCCGTTCGGGGAAGCAAGCCTTTGAGGAGCTAGAACAGCGGAATTTTGACATAATCATACTGGATCTTAGAATCCCGGATATCAATGGGATGCAATTCTACAACACTATCAAGGAACGAAAACCTGATTTCCTTAACAGGATTCTTATCTGCACCGGCGATACGATCAGCGCAGAAGTCAAAGAATTCCTGTCGAAGGTTAACAGTATCGTCCTGAATAAACCTTTCACTCTTTCTGATCTCAAGAAATCCATTATCAATATTCTGACAGAGCAACAATCTCTTTCTATGTGA
- a CDS encoding response regulator, with product MTNDSMIKILLVDDDEDCRLMFQDAVKDANIKNDIYEVGSGEEALDFVFKRGKYHDAPTPGLIYLDIDMPGMSGQEVLKRIKSDKMLHNIPIVMLTNLNDEKEKLAAAQNGANSYTVKSSDPLKFIATIIEATNYWLCIHQHVHYNGQKGIESHAENI from the coding sequence ATGACGAACGACAGCATGATCAAAATTCTTCTGGTGGACGATGACGAAGATTGTCGCTTGATGTTCCAGGACGCCGTCAAGGACGCAAACATTAAGAATGACATCTATGAAGTCGGAAGCGGCGAGGAGGCATTAGATTTCGTCTTCAAGAGGGGTAAGTATCACGATGCGCCGACGCCAGGGCTCATATACCTGGACATCGATATGCCTGGAATGAGCGGTCAGGAGGTGCTGAAAAGAATTAAATCGGATAAGATGCTTCACAACATTCCCATCGTGATGCTGACCAATCTCAACGATGAAAAAGAAAAACTGGCTGCCGCTCAGAACGGCGCAAATAGTTACACCGTTAAGTCCTCTGACCCATTAAAATTCATCGCAACTATCATTGAGGCGACGAACTACTGGCTTTGTATCCATCAGCATGTTCATTACAATGGACAGAAGGGCATCGAAAGCCATGCAGAAAATATTTAA
- a CDS encoding ABC transporter substrate-binding protein — MQKIFKAGLFLPLLVWLSFLGSLAQARDYTIAIAISSDLKEYNQAYSGIIYCPDWKGVNARIHPIYFDPNNKIESSLKLVKLQPDLIFTIGSRATKSVTNLVKDIPIVHCMVFDKQLIEELKENDYPNVFGVDSYFSPSVQLEALKKILPNRMRIGILYDPKNSRNYIEEVFLKAKEFNMSLVIREVSSESNVLPLLESIKKDVDVLLSIPDKTIYTPLTMKSILLFSLRNKIPVVGFSSSNVSSGALFSLLCDYSDLGSQAVKLAISILQGKKFHKGYLEEPRKQLLALNMRTANVIDIKLPDEIIGQAMMIFGVEDSR; from the coding sequence ATGCAGAAAATATTTAAGGCTGGCCTGTTCCTTCCTCTCCTTGTCTGGCTGAGTTTTTTGGGGAGCCTGGCTCAGGCTCGAGACTACACCATCGCAATTGCCATTAGCAGCGATCTCAAGGAATACAATCAAGCCTATAGCGGCATTATCTATTGTCCTGATTGGAAAGGCGTCAATGCTCGGATTCATCCTATATATTTCGATCCCAATAATAAGATTGAAAGCAGCCTGAAGCTTGTAAAACTCCAGCCTGATCTAATCTTCACGATCGGTAGCCGGGCCACTAAATCCGTCACAAACCTGGTCAAAGACATCCCCATCGTCCACTGCATGGTCTTCGATAAACAGCTGATAGAAGAGCTTAAAGAGAATGATTATCCAAATGTATTTGGCGTTGACTCGTACTTCTCACCATCCGTCCAACTCGAAGCCTTGAAAAAGATCCTCCCGAACCGGATGAGGATCGGAATCCTGTATGATCCCAAGAACTCGAGGAATTATATTGAAGAGGTTTTCCTGAAAGCCAAGGAATTCAATATGAGCCTGGTTATTAGGGAGGTTTCTTCCGAATCCAACGTTCTTCCTCTTCTTGAAAGCATTAAGAAGGACGTGGATGTGCTCTTGAGTATTCCAGACAAGACAATCTACACACCGCTTACAATGAAATCAATCCTTCTGTTTTCCCTGAGAAATAAGATCCCAGTCGTCGGTTTTTCGAGCAGCAATGTCTCCTCAGGTGCCCTGTTCAGCCTGTTATGCGACTATTCCGACCTGGGGTCTCAGGCCGTAAAATTGGCCATAAGCATCCTGCAAGGGAAGAAATTTCACAAGGGCTATCTGGAGGAACCACGGAAGCAGCTTCTTGCTCTCAATATGCGGACAGCCAATGTTATTGATATCAAATTGCCTGATGAAATCATCGGCCAGGCCATGATGATTTTTGGCGTAGAGGATTCAAGATAA